A region from the Brassica napus cultivar Da-Ae chromosome C8, Da-Ae, whole genome shotgun sequence genome encodes:
- the LOC125591601 gene encoding uncharacterized protein LOC125591601, with protein MKEGETARKRMKISVPHFDNSALIKTYSKSLIGRCMNPPEQEMKALIQNVPKIWKLEERVVGTDLGFGKFRFDFETEEEIDTVLKLQPYHFDYWMLALARWQPKKSQLFPSEITFWIMVIGVPMEFRTVPTFESLGDALGRTVAVDVEHCRVQVVVDAFQELCFETTLDFKGGEFYEGEEAAISLRYEKLFGYCPLCSSLCHKEEKCPLAKKALPEKKREGREGNGGWYDGGKHDDRARSYKGVVINGNQNQQHKERDGRDYYGKGKGKMVEEADSKWVKVADRGNKGPFTNHRSFRGEGDGSRHRSSRREEPRAEGQGQGGSNRSSSGQSGAPKEVVQEEGEIKNPKESEKTLPSQDFQEELAKTQAVGSEVILDPMDAEEGLQMIKT; from the coding sequence ATGAAGGAAGGAGAAACGGCTCGGAAAAGAATGAAGATCTCGGTGCCTCACTTTGATAACTCGGCACTAATCAAGACTTACTCTAAGTCCTTGATTGGACGATGCATGAATCCACCAGAGCAGGAAATGAAGGCGCTCATCCAGAACGTACCGAAGATTTGGAAGCTGGAGGAAAGGGTTGTTGGAACGGACTTGGGTTTTGGCAAGTTTCGGTTCGACTTTGAAACAGAGGAGGAGATAGATACGGTACTGAAGCTGCAACCGTATCATTTTGATTACTGGATGTTGGCGTTAGCACGGTGGCAACCGAAGAAGTCGCAGCTCTTCCCATCAGAGATAACGTTCTGGATTATGGTGATAGGTGTTCCGATGGAGTTCAGGACGGTGCCTACCTTTGAGAGCCTCGGTGATGCACTTGGACGAACAGTAGCAGTAGATGTAGAGCACTGCAGAGTGCAGGTGGTGGTGGACGCGTTTCAGGAGCTTTGCTTTGAAACAACTTTGGACTTCAAGGGTGGAGAATTTTACGAGGGGGAGGAAGCAGCAATATCATTGAGGTATGAGAAGCTCTTTGGATACTGCCCACTTTGTTCTAGCTTGTGCCATAAGGAGGAGAAATGCCCTCTTGCTAAGAAGGCATTGCCTGAGAAGAAAAGAGAGGGTCGAGAAGGAAATGGAGGATGGTATGATGGTGGGAAACACGATGATCGAGCTCGGAGCTATAAGGGAGTGGTCATAAATGGAAATCAGAATCAACAACACAAGGAAAGAGACGGTAGGGACTACTATGGGAAGGGTAAAGGCAAGATGGTGGAAGAGGCTGACTCAAAATGGGTGAAAGTGGCTGATAGAGGCAATAAGGGGCCTTTTACTAATCACAGGAGCTTTAGGGGTGAGGGAGATGGTTCTCGACATAGATCTTCCCGAAGAGAAGAACCCCGGGCTGAGGGTCAGGGGCAGGGAGGAAGTAATAGATCCTCCTCAGGTCAGTCAGGAGCTCCAAAAGAAGTAGTTCAGGAGGAGGGAGAAATAAAAAATCCTAAAGAGTCTGAGAAAACTCTCCCCTCTCAGGATTTTCAAGAAGAGCTGGCCAAGACTCAAGCTGTAGGATCTGAGGTAATTTTGGACCCTATGGATGCAGAGGAAGGGCTTCAGATGATCAAAACCTGA
- the LOC106447716 gene encoding uncharacterized protein LOC106447716, with protein MAYNFVDCLRNIWSFSMIDTDLRDSKEIANTLSVPESTKTFVFAIRVPEHDSTIHILSSQSLSIRSVIDAECLIRELRPDAVVAQLNGPAFGEESQEIDDGSNDSIPTSVFRVLTRCFVDKTFDKEKYESVAGNLVLKEIFGTSFNGHVLAAKKVAEEVGSSFLVLDSPFIMKGLSKSLTTKYYNGSAISSTRFQITNDAHALMLKLLSSHITQLGKELIPSSCLANEMESDSVKLPEFAYSIYNLLVDLHKIFNGLPAIRKALDSATKMLSDVNRGESVDKEALLSEVYLFRIAVEGIRIALNNSGRLPIRNLGYVSNQTQVQFSNLSSKEKSYALMAANLRDQAKKFKKIVAVVDAGNLAGLRKHWRTRVPQEVKDMSTEYTVLDSDSNDSNLKPVGAVGAAALTLTKIILDLKALAPLKPFLTNTQEAIYLSKASLSAETIRGVTQYIIYSAQDTSFFSVQATLYSMIMRRRRAKPIGTLPMAMFGASLATCAGLLFYEKGIMCAAETLPSAPSIAKLGHGIQNLREASKEVTRIEDKRTQNTMERLSERLRNFTLHYSLSFSFKTKFGS; from the coding sequence ATGGCATATAATTTTGTGGATTGTCTGCGAAACATATGGTCCTTTTCAATGATTGATACTGACCTGAGAGACTCAAAGGAGATTGCAAACACACTCTCAGTGCCTGAGAGCACAAAGACCTTTGTATTTGCTATCAGAGTCCCTGAGCATGACTCCACTATTCACATACTCTCTTCTCAGAGTCTATCTATAAGATCTGTTATTGACGCCGAGTGTCTTATACGTGAACTCCGTCCTGATGCTGTAGTAGCTCAACTGAACGGTCCAGCTTTTGGAGAAGAATCTCAAGAGATTGATGATGGCTCTAATGATTCCATCCCCACGTCAGTTTTCAGAGTTCTTACACGTTGTTTTGTGGATAAAACTTTTGACAAAGAGAAGTACGAAAGTGTTGCCGGGAACTTGGTTTTGAAGGAGATCTTTGGGACAAGTTTCAATGGACATGTATTGGCTGCCAAGAAGGTGGCTGAGGAGGTTGGTTCATCGTTTTTGGTTCTTGACTCTCCATTCATTATGAAAGGTCTATCTAAATCTCtcacaacaaaatattataatggcTCTGCTATAAGCTCCACAAGGTTTCAGATAACCAATGATGCACATGCACTGATGCTGAAACTGTTATCTTCTCATATAACTCAGCTCGGTAAAGAACTTATCCCATCAAGCTGTCTTGCCAATGAGATGGAGTCTGATAGTGTTAAGCTTCCAGAATTTGCGTACTCCATTTATAACTTACTTGTTGATCTTCACAAGATATTCAATGGTCTCCCAGCTATTAGGAAAGCTTTAGACAGCGCCACAAAGATGTTGTCTGATGTAAACAGAGGGGAATCCGTTGATAAAGAGGCTCTTCTTTCTGAAGTATATCTTTTCAGGATTGCAGTTGAAGGTATAAGAATTGCTTTGAACAATTCTGGTCGGCTACCTATTAGGAACCTTGGTTATGTATCTAACCAAACCCAAGTTCAGTTCTCGAATCTCTCTTCTAAGGAGAAATCTTATGCACTTATGGCAGCTAATCTTCGTGATCAGGCTAAAAAGTTTAAGAAGATAGTAGCAGTAGTAGACGCAGGTAACCTTGCAGGTCTTAGGAAACACTGGAGAACTCGTGTTCCTCAAGAAGTTAAAGATATGTCTACTGAGTACACGGTACTGGACTCTGACAGTAATGATTCTAACTTAAAACCAGTGGGTGCGGTTGGTGCAGCTGCTTTAACACTAACCAAGATCATTTTAGATTTGAAAGCCCTAGCTCCGCTGAAACCTTTCTTGACAAACACGCAAGAGGCAATCTATTTGTCAAAGGCATCTTTATCTGCCGAGACAATCAGGGGAgtaacacaatatataatatattctgCTCAAGATACGAGCTTCTTTTCCGTTCAAGCTACACTCTATTCGATGATAATGAGGAGAAGACGAGCAAAACCTATTGGCACCTTACCAATGGCTATGTTTGGAGCCAGTCTAGCAACTTGTGCGGGGTTGCTCTTCTATGAAAAGGGGATCATGTGTGCAGCTGAGACTCTTCCTTCAGCTCCTTCGATAGCAAAACTGGGACATGGGATTCAAAACTTACGTGAGGCGTCTAAGGAAGTGACAAGGATAGAAGACAAAAGGACACAGAACACAATGGAGCGGCTTAGTGAGAGGCTAAGGAACTTCACGCTTCATTATTCATTATCTTTCAGTTTCAAAACCAAATTTGGTTCGTAA